From Candidatus Defluviilinea gracilis, a single genomic window includes:
- a CDS encoding NADH-quinone oxidoreductase subunit H — MDFLKDPLKVAADWLLGIFAGWGMPELWANVLVGFLGIFILIALLMVLDIVLVWIERKVVSRFQSRIGPNRVGPFGLIQPFADIIKLLIKEDTTPEGADRALYNLAPILSMMSVLILWAVVPLAPTILGVDLNIGVLYIIAAGAIGTLSIIMAGWSSNNKYSLIGAFREAAVMLSFEIPMLTVMLIPTIFAGSMGIGAITNAQDTWNFFLAPLAAVIFLIAAIAELGRSPFDMGEAESELISGYNIEYSGMKFGMFYAGELLHAFTFGGFWAILFFGGYRFFGLEQVSAFLAIAILFFKAFIGYWIIMWVKYTLLRIRIDHMLAFNWKFLTPVAFVLLMTTALMNALLADASNWLYIGGMFLSNILVAWISLEVARSASRRERERIEGTQVVDARQ; from the coding sequence ATGGATTTTCTCAAAGACCCTCTCAAAGTTGCGGCAGATTGGTTGCTTGGGATTTTTGCGGGTTGGGGTATGCCTGAACTTTGGGCGAACGTCCTGGTCGGTTTCCTCGGCATTTTTATTCTGATCGCTCTGCTGATGGTGTTGGATATCGTCCTCGTGTGGATCGAGCGTAAGGTGGTCTCGCGCTTCCAATCCCGCATCGGACCGAATCGAGTCGGACCGTTTGGGCTGATCCAGCCGTTCGCCGATATTATCAAACTCCTCATTAAAGAAGACACCACCCCCGAAGGCGCGGACCGGGCGCTGTATAACCTCGCGCCGATCCTTTCGATGATGTCGGTGTTGATCCTGTGGGCGGTGGTGCCGCTGGCTCCCACCATCCTCGGCGTGGATTTGAACATCGGCGTGTTGTACATCATTGCGGCGGGCGCGATCGGCACGCTTTCGATCATCATGGCGGGCTGGTCTTCGAACAACAAGTATTCGCTCATCGGCGCGTTTCGCGAGGCGGCGGTGATGCTGTCGTTTGAGATCCCGATGCTGACGGTGATGCTCATCCCAACGATTTTCGCAGGCTCGATGGGCATCGGCGCGATCACGAACGCGCAAGACACGTGGAATTTTTTCCTTGCGCCTCTGGCGGCGGTCATCTTCCTCATCGCCGCGATCGCCGAACTCGGACGCTCCCCGTTCGACATGGGCGAAGCGGAATCGGAGTTGATCTCCGGCTATAACATCGAATATTCGGGCATGAAGTTCGGCATGTTCTACGCGGGCGAACTTTTGCACGCCTTCACGTTCGGCGGTTTTTGGGCGATCCTCTTCTTCGGCGGTTATCGCTTCTTCGGTTTGGAGCAGGTCAGCGCGTTCCTTGCCATCGCCATTCTTTTCTTCAAAGCGTTCATTGGCTATTGGATCATCATGTGGGTGAAGTACACACTGCTCCGCATCCGCATCGACCACATGCTTGCTTTTAATTGGAAGTTTCTCACGCCCGTCGCGTTTGTCCTTCTGATGACGACCGCCCTGATGAACGCGCTTCTTGCCGACGCCTCAAACTGGCTCTACATCGGGGGCATGTTCCTCTCGAACATCCTCGTCGCGTGGATCTCCCTCGAAGTTGCCCGCTCTGCCAGCCGAAGGGAGCGTGAAAGAATTGAGGGTACGCAAGTGGTTGACGCGCGCCAATAA
- the nuoK gene encoding NADH-quinone oxidoreductase subunit NuoK has translation MVPLSWYLIFSAALFSIGLFGVLSRRNLVAILLGIELMLNSVNVNLVAFWRYGDVTNITGQVFTIIVFAVAAAEVSVGLALVISVYRKRNTVIADEIDMLKF, from the coding sequence ATGGTTCCATTGTCATGGTATCTCATTTTTTCCGCCGCATTATTTAGCATTGGGTTGTTCGGCGTGTTGTCGCGTCGCAATCTGGTCGCCATTTTGCTTGGCATCGAATTGATGTTGAACTCGGTGAACGTGAACCTCGTCGCCTTCTGGCGTTACGGCGACGTGACGAATATTACCGGGCAGGTGTTCACCATCATCGTCTTCGCCGTCGCCGCCGCGGAAGTGTCGGTGGGTCTGGCGCTTGTAATTTCCGTTTACCGCAAACGCAACACGGTCATTGCGGATGAGATTGATATGTTGAAATTCTAG
- a CDS encoding type II toxin-antitoxin system PemK/MazF family toxin: MKYKVVLVPFPFDDLSSAKVRPAVCLTEPISEHKHVVLAFITSRVPNKPLSTDIVFTESDKDFSATGLRVSSALQLHRMMTVATSVIVRELGQLSTPAQKEVDAKLKLLFGIK; this comes from the coding sequence ATGAAGTATAAGGTGGTGCTTGTCCCGTTTCCGTTTGACGATCTTTCCAGCGCGAAGGTCCGTCCTGCGGTTTGTCTTACCGAGCCAATTAGTGAACACAAGCATGTTGTTCTGGCATTCATCACCAGCCGCGTTCCCAACAAGCCGCTCTCTACTGACATCGTATTCACAGAATCGGACAAGGACTTTTCCGCCACAGGATTGCGCGTCTCTTCGGCTTTACAACTCCATCGCATGATGACGGTTGCGACAAGTGTTATCGTCCGTGAATTGGGACAATTATCCACGCCCGCTCAAAAGGAAGTGGATGCAAAGCTGAAATTGCTATTTGGAATTAAATAA
- a CDS encoding helix-turn-helix transcriptional regulator → MMDENISVIAEAIVFTKREAQVIQLLKNGKSTKQIALQLGMVTRSVEVHLTYIYAKLNVCCRAEAVAKLIRLYEK, encoded by the coding sequence ATGATGGATGAAAATATATCAGTAATTGCTGAAGCAATAGTATTCACCAAGAGAGAAGCACAGGTAATACAATTGTTGAAAAATGGGAAAAGTACAAAGCAAATTGCCTTACAACTTGGGATGGTCACGCGCTCAGTTGAAGTTCACCTGACCTATATCTATGCAAAATTGAATGTTTGTTGCCGAGCCGAGGCGGTTGCGAAATTGATTCGCTTGTACGAAAAGTAA
- a CDS encoding trimethylamine methyltransferase family protein, producing MSFAELLTQDQIQKIHDASLEILQETGFKVRYVPARELFAKHGCSVDGERVKFPREVIEKYRKMAPPSFTFHARDPKFDKTIPRDSPVIVTASSAPDIIDPVTGHERRAESADIARIAHLINELPGYDMFSISTLADDAPKDQFTISRLYPALKYCLKPIRATTTDHKDTLAMMEMAYIVAGGEEAYKEHPFLTHHYCPTVSPLTMDVLSTENVMYFAGEGLPVYPTIVPNAGLTSPMSMAGTLVQGNAEYLATVALMQMVKEGTPTIYATLATVADMRSGAYTSGAIECGMLHMAFAQLARFYNVPCGGYVGLTNSKLNDAQSGYETGMSGMGGIVGGMDMFNIGGLIDALKTFDFAKAVIDDEVAQMLKRVKRGISFSDEDLAVDLIKEIGPGGSYIVAKHTINRMKTEAVMTKIADRDARTAWERKGALDIQARAMNKVKEIMSKNPEPLISPEVDEKLRAAFPGLVAGELAAIQ from the coding sequence ATGTCGTTCGCCGAACTTCTTACACAAGATCAAATTCAAAAAATTCACGACGCCTCGTTGGAGATTCTTCAAGAGACAGGCTTCAAAGTCCGCTATGTGCCTGCGCGGGAGTTGTTCGCCAAGCATGGATGTTCGGTGGACGGCGAGCGAGTCAAATTTCCGCGCGAGGTGATCGAGAAATACCGCAAGATGGCGCCGCCGTCGTTCACGTTCCATGCGCGTGACCCGAAATTTGACAAGACGATTCCGCGCGACAGCCCGGTCATCGTCACGGCGAGTTCGGCTCCCGATATCATTGACCCAGTTACAGGTCACGAACGACGCGCCGAGTCTGCGGATATTGCCCGCATCGCGCATCTCATCAATGAATTGCCAGGGTACGATATGTTTTCCATCTCCACGCTGGCAGACGACGCGCCGAAAGATCAATTCACCATCTCGCGTTTGTATCCTGCGTTGAAATATTGTCTCAAACCTATTCGCGCGACGACGACCGATCACAAAGATACGCTGGCGATGATGGAGATGGCGTACATCGTCGCGGGCGGGGAAGAGGCGTACAAGGAGCATCCGTTCCTCACGCACCATTATTGCCCGACTGTTTCGCCATTGACGATGGATGTGCTTTCCACTGAAAATGTAATGTACTTTGCGGGCGAGGGCTTGCCTGTGTATCCCACCATCGTCCCGAACGCGGGACTCACGTCACCCATGTCTATGGCGGGGACGTTGGTGCAAGGCAACGCGGAGTATCTCGCTACGGTCGCGTTGATGCAAATGGTGAAAGAAGGCACGCCGACAATTTATGCCACGCTCGCAACGGTCGCGGACATGCGCTCGGGCGCATACACATCAGGCGCAATTGAGTGCGGCATGTTGCACATGGCGTTTGCCCAACTCGCGCGTTTCTATAACGTGCCATGCGGCGGTTATGTCGGGCTGACAAATTCAAAATTGAATGATGCGCAATCGGGCTACGAAACTGGCATGTCTGGGATGGGTGGCATCGTCGGTGGCATGGACATGTTCAACATCGGCGGTTTGATCGATGCGTTGAAAACTTTTGATTTCGCCAAGGCTGTGATTGATGATGAAGTGGCTCAGATGTTGAAGCGCGTCAAACGCGGCATCTCGTTTAGCGATGAAGACCTCGCGGTTGACCTCATCAAAGAGATCGGTCCGGGCGGTTCGTATATTGTTGCCAAGCACACGATCAACCGCATGAAGACCGAAGCGGTGATGACAAAGATTGCCGACCGCGATGCGCGGACGGCTTGGGAAAGAAAAGGCGCGTTGGATATCCAAGCTCGGGCGATGAATAAAGTGAAAGAAATTATGTCGAAGAATCCTGAGCCGTTGATCTCGCCCGAAGTGGACGAAAAACTCCGCGCCGCGTTCCCCGGTCTGGTGGCGGGTGAGTTGGCGGCGATTCAATAG
- a CDS encoding NADH-quinone oxidoreductase subunit J codes for MAIDQIIFLIVALATLIAALRVVTTGNLIHAAFWLIAALFGVAAIFAILHASFLAVVQVVVYIGAISILFIFAVMLTRKDMRDQGPQLNRNWGFGALLAALAFGGLVFLVHGWSGVTKTASAFPSDFDAVGALGNALVSPDAYVLPFEVASVLLVAALIGAVYVAYNRK; via the coding sequence ATGGCCATTGACCAAATCATCTTCCTCATCGTCGCCCTTGCGACACTGATCGCCGCGTTGCGCGTGGTGACGACGGGGAATCTCATCCATGCCGCGTTTTGGTTGATCGCCGCGTTGTTCGGCGTGGCGGCGATCTTTGCCATCCTGCATGCGAGTTTTCTCGCGGTGGTTCAAGTGGTGGTGTACATCGGCGCGATTTCGATCCTGTTTATCTTCGCGGTGATGCTCACGCGCAAGGATATGCGCGACCAGGGTCCGCAGTTGAATCGGAATTGGGGATTCGGCGCGTTGCTCGCGGCGCTCGCGTTTGGCGGGCTGGTCTTTCTCGTCCACGGTTGGAGCGGCGTCACGAAGACTGCGTCAGCCTTCCCGTCCGATTTTGACGCGGTGGGGGCGTTGGGCAACGCGCTGGTGTCGCCCGATGCGTACGTCCTGCCGTTTGAAGTCGCGTCCGTGTTGTTGGTTGCCGCGTTGATCGGCGCGGTGTACGTTGCGTACAATCGAAAATGA
- a CDS encoding carbohydrate kinase family protein: protein MPKSSPEYVGFGMLTPVEIMVLEKLPRHNTGAIVTEVNEFVFDDAAIVACLLRQWDVSAGMIGTAVGDDERGRALAKRLKDWGVQGKVRFTKEYKTPLEVNVSDRKGARTYFWQRTPQILATLDSADLKLIRGSKVLYVDWYDGNHVIRAIDEANRLKVPVFVNLEHGHKYPDVLKKYADRAMFCQAVTDAAQLGGKRALIGTARKLLKSGIETAIITLAKGGCLVARGNEIVRVFAPQVKAVDACGAGATFSAGFIYGYLKNWNLEQSARFATAAATLKVKRAGLQMFSVAEIFELANTLKVEHWAFKNNRFEILDRIMNIPRQVAAQGKRAQDRILRELRLPKKNASHVQPHTKVKRKTV from the coding sequence ATGCCAAAATCTTCCCCTGAATACGTCGGTTTTGGGATGCTGACGCCTGTTGAGATTATGGTGCTGGAGAAACTTCCTCGGCATAACACAGGCGCGATCGTGACTGAGGTCAACGAGTTTGTGTTTGATGACGCCGCGATCGTGGCGTGTTTACTTCGTCAATGGGACGTGTCCGCGGGGATGATCGGCACCGCCGTCGGCGACGATGAACGCGGGCGCGCGCTTGCCAAGCGATTGAAGGATTGGGGAGTGCAGGGCAAGGTGAGATTCACGAAGGAATACAAAACTCCGCTTGAGGTGAACGTCTCAGACCGCAAAGGCGCGCGGACGTACTTCTGGCAGCGCACGCCTCAAATCCTAGCGACGCTTGATTCTGCTGACCTCAAGTTGATCCGCGGCTCGAAAGTTTTATACGTCGACTGGTACGATGGCAACCACGTCATCCGCGCAATAGATGAAGCAAACCGACTCAAAGTCCCTGTGTTTGTAAATCTGGAGCACGGACATAAATACCCCGATGTTTTGAAAAAATATGCCGACCGCGCCATGTTCTGTCAGGCAGTGACCGATGCCGCGCAACTCGGCGGCAAGCGCGCGCTGATCGGCACGGCGCGCAAGTTATTGAAATCGGGAATTGAAACCGCCATCATCACCCTCGCCAAAGGCGGATGCCTCGTAGCGCGAGGAAATGAGATTGTCCGTGTGTTCGCTCCCCAAGTCAAAGCCGTGGACGCGTGCGGGGCGGGGGCGACATTTTCCGCAGGCTTTATTTATGGTTATCTCAAAAATTGGAACCTTGAACAGTCTGCGCGATTTGCGACAGCCGCCGCAACGTTAAAAGTCAAACGCGCGGGATTGCAAATGTTTTCGGTTGCTGAAATTTTTGAGCTGGCTAACACATTAAAGGTTGAGCATTGGGCGTTCAAGAATAACCGCTTCGAGATACTCGATAGAATTATGAATATCCCGCGTCAAGTAGCCGCGCAAGGCAAGCGCGCACAGGATAGAATTCTTCGTGAACTCAGGCTTCCTAAGAAAAACGCGTCTCATGTACAGCCGCACACGAAAGTGAAAAGGAAGACAGTTTAA
- a CDS encoding DoxX family membrane protein yields the protein MDIQPLTLTFFRLLLGVIFLSSFIGKAGQPRRFATTLAAFNLIPSASVQPIAFILIGTEAVIGSLLLVGWQTRAIAVFSGIMLILFTAVIALSLMRGYTNLECGCFGAKHTQKVNYQLVGRNVALLIVAFCIAIWGGGLMSLDNHPLVWERSLMTEILLPFVLICAGASIFAVLVRQLYRMLQRMTLEE from the coding sequence ATGGATATTCAGCCTCTGACACTAACGTTTTTTCGTCTACTTCTCGGAGTAATCTTTCTGTCCTCATTTATCGGAAAGGCTGGTCAGCCACGTCGCTTCGCAACCACATTAGCCGCCTTCAATCTCATCCCTAGCGCATCAGTACAACCGATTGCTTTTATCCTAATTGGCACAGAGGCAGTTATTGGTAGTTTGTTATTAGTGGGGTGGCAGACTCGAGCGATTGCAGTTTTCAGCGGGATTATGCTTATACTTTTTACTGCCGTTATTGCATTAAGTTTAATGCGTGGATATACAAATTTAGAATGTGGCTGTTTTGGGGCGAAACATACTCAAAAAGTCAACTATCAACTTGTTGGTCGTAACGTTGCTCTGTTGATAGTCGCTTTCTGTATAGCGATCTGGGGTGGCGGCTTAATGTCATTGGACAACCATCCACTCGTTTGGGAAAGATCATTGATGACGGAGATACTTCTACCGTTTGTGCTTATTTGTGCAGGCGCGTCGATTTTTGCCGTGCTTGTACGGCAGTTGTATCGGATGTTACAGCGAATGACTTTGGAGGAATGA
- a CDS encoding FAD-dependent oxidoreductase, which yields MKTQAEIVVIGGGIYGTSVAYHLHKLGKRDIVLLEKGDIASGESSHAAGVVTQFATSKTMMSFRKYSIELWSELGFFHHVGSLRVASSANQLKELERSVSRAKAIGMEVEIISPAEAVRIMPQITDKNLYGAIYLPRDGHLSPYDTTTGLARIIKEMGVDVNTNTRVTGLELSPRGEIQSVITDKGAIKTNLVINAAGMWAPRLAAMVGVPLPTTPVDHQHITLKAVAGHEFPKNTPCLRDPDNLVYMREEQGGLVIGGYEPNPPARWIDGTPWEHGNATLPHSYQRFEMLLEGAIRRIPFLKDAGIIDITCHPGAYTPDCQPMLGPVAGARGLWMLAGMSLNGYGGAGGMGKLLAEWIVEGEAPMDVNVYRATRFGNYFTDPQYAAERTVESVKYYYAIRFPNDENEAARPHRMSPVYHRTQELGAVFGEKFGWERVLYYSPDKKWRRAGADQKTWGWNKPPYFERVGEEHKATRERATLFDLTSFGKIEVTGRDTLKLLQRVTDSNVDKPVGSTTYTQFLNTRGGVEADVTVARIEQNKFWVVTGSGFIANDLAWLQMHTQDDDDVTLRDITTDWATLAIMGPKSRSILSKVTPDSVTNEAFPYLTARFIAINGVKVWAQRVSYVGELGWELYIPNNRASMVWDLLMHAGKGFGMEVGGYKAMDSLRLEKAYRYYTTDVTQLETPFEAGLGFCVNFDKGEFIGKSALLEKKQKGFATKLCTLILDGEDFTQIYGGEAIYHEGKVLTRVRSGGYGYTVKKNILLAYLPLELAKAGTRVDVELIEGMRVAEVSAPVLYDQKGEKLKA from the coding sequence ATGAAAACCCAAGCAGAAATCGTCGTTATCGGCGGCGGAATTTACGGAACGAGCGTTGCATACCATTTACATAAACTCGGCAAGCGCGACATTGTCTTGCTGGAGAAAGGCGATATCGCCAGCGGAGAATCGTCTCACGCGGCGGGAGTGGTGACGCAGTTCGCCACGTCGAAGACGATGATGTCGTTCCGCAAATATTCCATCGAATTGTGGAGCGAGCTCGGGTTCTTTCACCACGTCGGGAGTTTGAGGGTGGCGTCCAGCGCGAACCAGCTCAAAGAGTTGGAAAGAAGCGTGAGTCGGGCGAAGGCGATCGGCATGGAGGTGGAGATCATCTCCCCAGCCGAAGCGGTCCGAATCATGCCGCAGATCACCGACAAGAATCTCTACGGCGCGATCTATCTTCCGCGCGATGGGCATCTTTCCCCATACGACACGACGACGGGGCTGGCGCGCATCATCAAAGAGATGGGCGTGGACGTTAACACGAACACGCGCGTCACAGGACTCGAACTTTCGCCGCGCGGAGAAATTCAATCGGTGATCACCGATAAGGGCGCGATCAAAACGAATCTTGTGATCAACGCGGCGGGCATGTGGGCGCCGCGACTCGCCGCGATGGTGGGCGTGCCGTTGCCGACCACACCCGTTGACCATCAGCACATCACGCTCAAAGCGGTGGCGGGACATGAGTTCCCGAAGAACACGCCGTGTCTGCGCGACCCCGATAATTTGGTGTACATGCGCGAAGAGCAGGGCGGACTCGTGATCGGCGGCTACGAACCGAACCCGCCCGCGCGTTGGATTGACGGCACGCCGTGGGAACATGGCAACGCGACTCTGCCGCATTCGTATCAACGATTTGAGATGTTGCTTGAAGGCGCGATTCGGCGCATCCCATTTTTGAAAGACGCGGGCATCATAGACATCACGTGTCACCCTGGCGCGTACACGCCCGATTGCCAACCGATGCTCGGACCCGTCGCTGGCGCGCGCGGATTGTGGATGTTGGCGGGCATGTCGCTCAACGGTTATGGCGGCGCGGGCGGCATGGGCAAACTGCTCGCCGAATGGATCGTCGAAGGTGAAGCGCCGATGGACGTCAACGTGTATCGCGCCACGCGCTTCGGAAATTATTTTACCGATCCGCAATATGCCGCGGAGCGCACGGTCGAGAGCGTGAAATATTATTATGCGATTCGTTTCCCCAACGATGAAAATGAAGCGGCGCGTCCGCATCGCATGAGTCCCGTTTATCATCGCACGCAAGAACTCGGCGCGGTCTTCGGCGAAAAATTTGGATGGGAGCGCGTGTTGTATTATTCGCCCGATAAAAAATGGCGGCGCGCGGGCGCGGATCAAAAAACGTGGGGCTGGAACAAGCCTCCGTATTTCGAGCGCGTCGGCGAAGAACATAAAGCCACACGCGAACGCGCCACGTTGTTCGATCTCACGTCGTTCGGCAAGATCGAAGTCACGGGTCGCGATACGTTGAAACTTTTGCAACGCGTTACCGACTCGAATGTTGATAAACCCGTCGGCAGTACCACCTACACTCAATTTCTCAACACGCGCGGCGGCGTCGAAGCCGATGTCACTGTGGCGCGCATCGAGCAAAATAAATTTTGGGTTGTTACGGGTTCGGGATTCATCGCCAACGATCTGGCGTGGCTTCAAATGCACACGCAAGATGATGACGACGTGACTCTACGCGACATCACAACGGATTGGGCGACTCTCGCCATCATGGGACCAAAGTCCCGCTCGATTCTTTCCAAGGTGACGCCTGATTCAGTTACGAATGAAGCGTTCCCATATCTGACAGCGCGCTTCATCGCCATCAACGGAGTCAAAGTCTGGGCGCAGAGAGTCAGTTATGTTGGCGAACTCGGCTGGGAGTTATACATCCCCAACAACCGCGCCTCGATGGTCTGGGACTTGTTGATGCACGCGGGCAAAGGCTTCGGCATGGAAGTCGGCGGCTACAAAGCGATGGATTCCCTCCGCCTCGAAAAAGCCTATCGCTACTACACCACCGACGTGACCCAACTCGAAACCCCGTTCGAAGCAGGCTTGGGATTCTGCGTCAACTTTGACAAAGGCGAATTCATCGGCAAGTCTGCATTGCTCGAGAAGAAACAAAAAGGCTTCGCCACAAAATTGTGCACGCTGATTTTAGATGGCGAAGACTTCACCCAAATCTACGGCGGCGAAGCGATCTACCACGAAGGCAAAGTCCTCACCCGCGTGAGAAGCGGCGGATACGGCTACACCGTGAAGAAAAATATCCTGCTCGCCTATCTGCCGCTTGAGCTGGCAAAAGCAGGCACTCGCGTGGATGTCGAGTTGATCGAAGGTATGCGCGTCGCGGAGGTGTCCGCGCCTGTGTTGTATGACCAGAAAGGGGAGAAGTTGAAGGCTTAA
- a CDS encoding ISAs1 family transposase: MLMIIVLAKLCGSDRPMEIADWASNHQEQLVKLLRLERPSLPHYNTYRRIMAHVVYQEEIERLVGEYNQGGAHGEVYALDGKAVRGMRKKDEEAGEYLLSVYDVEQAKVLSQVEVGRKENEITKASKALHPVEISHKVVTADAIHTQRALATQIVSQGGDYVLPVKENQLHLYQHIQQLFAPEYPKPGFGKIQTDFLTAQKVNKGHGRLETRTMTTSEMLNPYSTWPGLAQVYRLERQFQWWRSGRCYRTSHEIEFGITSLTRTQATPARLLHIRRAHWGIETGLHYRRDVTFKEDATRMTVGNTGKVMAPQQSCFGSHSTG, translated from the coding sequence GTGCTGATGATCATTGTGCTGGCAAAGTTGTGTGGCAGTGATCGACCGATGGAAATTGCGGATTGGGCCAGCAACCATCAGGAGCAGCTTGTGAAGTTATTGCGTCTGGAGCGACCCAGCCTGCCGCATTACAATACGTATCGTCGGATCATGGCACACGTGGTCTATCAGGAAGAGATCGAGAGGTTGGTGGGGGAATACAACCAGGGTGGTGCGCACGGGGAAGTGTATGCGCTGGATGGGAAGGCGGTGCGCGGCATGCGCAAGAAGGATGAAGAGGCGGGAGAATATTTGTTGAGTGTCTATGATGTGGAACAGGCAAAAGTACTGTCGCAGGTGGAAGTGGGTCGCAAAGAAAATGAAATCACGAAAGCCTCCAAAGCCCTACACCCTGTGGAAATCTCACACAAAGTGGTCACCGCAGATGCGATTCACACTCAAAGAGCCCTAGCCACTCAGATTGTGAGCCAAGGCGGCGACTATGTTCTGCCAGTCAAGGAAAATCAATTGCACTTATACCAACACATTCAGCAACTCTTTGCCCCTGAATATCCGAAGCCTGGTTTTGGGAAAATCCAGACCGATTTCCTCACGGCTCAAAAAGTCAACAAAGGGCATGGCCGCCTTGAAACTCGCACGATGACCACCAGTGAAATGCTCAACCCCTATTCGACTTGGCCGGGTCTGGCGCAAGTCTACCGTTTGGAACGTCAATTCCAATGGTGGCGTTCTGGACGCTGCTACCGTACTTCCCATGAAATCGAATTCGGCATTACCAGTTTGACCCGTACCCAAGCCACTCCCGCCCGCCTCTTGCATATTCGCCGCGCCCATTGGGGCATTGAGACCGGGTTGCATTATCGCAGAGATGTCACTTTCAAAGAAGATGCTACTCGCATGACTGTCGGCAATACTGGAAAAGTCATGGCTCCTCAACAATCTTGTTTTGGCTCTCATTCGACAGGCTAA
- the ndhC gene encoding NADH-quinone oxidoreductase subunit A: MSSWVYVGLFLLVGLIIPIGAIGAAWVLAPKKPNPIKQTTYECGIETVGDSWVQFKAQYYIFALVFLIFDVETVFLFPWAVKLNSLGMFAALEGILFILILIVGLAYTWRKGMLEWV, translated from the coding sequence ATGAGTTCGTGGGTTTATGTGGGTCTGTTTTTACTTGTTGGGTTGATCATTCCCATCGGCGCCATCGGCGCGGCGTGGGTGTTGGCGCCGAAGAAACCGAACCCGATCAAGCAAACAACATACGAGTGCGGCATCGAAACGGTGGGCGATTCGTGGGTGCAGTTCAAAGCCCAGTATTATATTTTCGCGTTGGTTTTTTTGATCTTCGATGTGGAGACGGTCTTCCTCTTCCCGTGGGCGGTGAAACTTAATTCGCTCGGCATGTTCGCGGCGCTCGAAGGCATCCTCTTTATCCTCATCCTCATTGTCGGCTTGGCATACACATGGCGCAAAGGGATGCTGGAGTGGGTGTAA
- a CDS encoding phosphotransferase family protein, giving the protein MSVIDEVVTKIPEWNGKNISVTPLSGGLTNSNFKVEVDGTPYFVRVPGASTELLAIDRANEYHNTKSASQAGVAPKIFYHLPEYNVMVIEFLNGKTMSKDSLNESGQPTRMAQAIKRLHAGPRFLLDFNMFRLTEYYLSLCRDRAIKIPDGYLDRMSTVNRIEEAMNAKPLATVPCNNDLLAENYIDDGSQLWLIDYEYSGNNDPTFELGNTCQEMQFSDSQISEVCAAYFGKATPAMIARMKLNMIMSDVGWGLWAAIQADISTIDFDFWGWAIERWGRAEEKMDSRKFEGWLADVEK; this is encoded by the coding sequence ATGTCCGTCATTGATGAAGTTGTCACAAAAATTCCCGAATGGAATGGAAAAAATATTTCCGTCACGCCGCTCTCTGGCGGACTGACCAACTCCAATTTCAAAGTGGAAGTGGATGGCACGCCGTATTTTGTGCGTGTGCCTGGCGCCAGCACCGAGCTCCTCGCGATTGACCGCGCCAACGAATACCACAACACCAAATCTGCGTCGCAGGCGGGCGTTGCGCCGAAGATTTTTTATCACCTGCCCGAATACAACGTGATGGTGATTGAATTCTTGAATGGCAAAACCATGTCGAAGGATTCGCTCAACGAGTCGGGACAACCGACGCGCATGGCGCAAGCCATCAAGCGACTCCACGCTGGTCCACGCTTCCTCCTCGACTTCAACATGTTCCGCCTCACGGAATATTATCTCAGCCTCTGCCGTGACCGCGCCATCAAAATCCCCGATGGATATTTGGATAGAATGTCCACAGTGAATCGCATCGAGGAAGCGATGAATGCCAAGCCGCTTGCAACCGTTCCTTGCAACAATGACTTGCTCGCTGAAAACTACATTGACGATGGGAGTCAACTCTGGCTCATTGACTACGAATACAGCGGCAACAACGACCCAACATTTGAACTTGGCAATACCTGTCAAGAAATGCAATTCTCTGATTCTCAAATCTCAGAAGTTTGCGCCGCGTATTTCGGCAAAGCGACTCCCGCCATGATCGCGCGCATGAAGTTGAATATGATCATGTCCGATGTGGGCTGGGGACTCTGGGCGGCGATCCAGGCGGATATCTCCACCATTGACTTCGACTTCTGGGGCTGGGCAATCGAACGCTGGGGCAGGGCGGAGGAAAAGATGGACTCGAGGAAGTTTGAGGGGTGGTTGGCTGATGTGGAAAAATGA